CTTCCCGGATTCGCCGCCCACATCCGCTGGCGGGGCGAACTGCAGGGCAGTGGTATCGACCTGGTCGCCTACCTCGCCCTGCGGTTGACCACCGAAGCCGCCGCGCTCACCGAGACCCATACCCACGGTACGGCGTGGAACTCGGCCTCCGCCGACCTGCTCGACACCGGGCAGGCCACCACCGAACCCGACGATCGGGCCCGCCACCTTCTGGCGGCCCTGGAGATCACCGACACCGACGCGGCACAGCGCACCGAATTGGCGCGGTTCCTCGACCGACTCCCGGTGGAGCAACGAGCCCTCGTCTGGCTGGACGCCTACGAAGACCACTACCGGAGCCGACTGCTGCGCACCCTGAGCCGCTCGGTGCCCGAGTGGACCGACGCCCCTCCGCGGGCACAGGTGGTGTGCTGCATCGATCCCCGTTCCGAGGGACTGCGCCGCCACCTGGAAGCGCTCGGTGACTACCAGACCCTGGGCTTCGCCGGATTCTTCGCCGTCGCCATGCGCTACCGCGACCTCGCCGGAGGAACCGCTCGTGCCCAGTGCCCGGGCCCGATCACGCCCCGGCACACCGTCACCGAACGCCCCAGCGAGGGTCGACGGCGCGCGGCCGAACGGTCGCTGACCGGCCGCCGGGTACTGGCCGCGGCCGACCACTCCCTGCACGCCGCCAAGGACGACCTGGTGGCGCCGTTCGTGCTCGCCGAATCGGCCGGTTGGCTCCTGGGCCCGTTGGCCGCGGCCAAGACCTTCGCTCCCGGTGCCGTCGGCGCCGCCCGCGCGTGGTGGACCCGCCGTATCACCCCCGACCCTGCGACCGAGATCTCCCTCGAGGACGCCTTCACCTCCGAGGAGCGCACCGCGACCGCCGAAGGCATTCTCACGTTGATGGGTTTGACCCAGGGGTTCGCACGCCTCGTCGTATTCTGTGGGCACCGTGCCCACACCGACAACAACCCCTACCAGGCCGCGCTGGACTGCGGTGCATGCGGGGGGCACCCCGGCGGTCCCAACGCCCGCGCCGCCGCCGCCCTGCTCAACGATCCGCAGGTTCGCCGACATCTCGCCGAACGCGGCATCGGCATTCCCGACGACACCCGGTTCGTTCCGGCCGAACACGACACCACCACCGACACCGTGCGCCTGTTGGACACCCACCTCCTGCCCGACACCCACCGCCGGGACGTCGACCGGCTCACCGCCGATCTTCGCACGGCCGGCGCACACCTGGCCGCCGAGCGCTGCGCCACCCTACCGGGCGCACCTTCCCGGCCCCGCCCACGGCACGCGGCGCGCCACACCCGCACACGCGCCCGTGACTGGGCCCAGGTCTTCCCCGAATGGGGTCTGGCCGACAACGCGGCCTTCCTCATCGCACCCCGCGCCCTCACCCGGGGCATCGACCTGCACGGCCGTCTGTTCCTCCACGACTACGACCCCGACCTCGACCCGGCCGGCACCGTCCTGGAGACCATACTCACGGCGCCGCTCGTCGTCGCGCACTGGATCAACAGCCAGTACTACTTCGCCGCCACCGACCCCCAGGCCTTCGGCGCCGGCAGCAAGGCCCTCCACAATGTCGTCGGCGGTGGCCTCGGTGTCATGACCGGTCACACCGGCGACCTTCGGTCCGGCCTGCCCTGGCAGTCCCTCACCGACGGCCACCACACCAGGCACGAACCGCAACGCCTGCTCGCCATCGTGCAGGCACCCTTGCAGCGGTTGGACACCCTCATTGCGCGTCACACCGTGCTGCGCCACATGTTCGACCACGACTGGGTCGGTCTCGCCGCACGCGAGCGCCCCGATGAACCCTGGCTCCGTTACACCTCCACCGGTTGGCGGCCCTGGCTTCCGGCCACGGTCACCCCCGAGGGCAGCTGTCCGTCCGCACCGCTGAGCACATGACGACCGGGCACGTGCAGCGCCACTTCACTCCAGGAAAGGGAAGTACCCGATGAACATGCTCCTGTTGGTTCGAAGCGTGGACGACGTCAGGTCCGCGGTCGAGAACGTGAGCGACTATCTGGTCAACCATCGACGGCAGTTCGGGGATGAACCGGGATCGAACCGGCTGCTCGGACTGTGGATCCGCCCCGAGCTCGAAGCCGGGCTGCCCGTCCTGCTCCCTGGCGCCGCTGACGTCACCCCCACTCAACCGCCCTCTG
Above is a genomic segment from Streptomyces marincola containing:
- a CDS encoding DUF2309 domain-containing protein yields the protein MIADAAAFLAPTWPLADFIAVNPLSGLVDRPFADAAITAADLLGARVTPDESWLRAAWRHGRITDDDVRAALIRRHPEVLRCRPLTLGGRPYDPVELLSADLHQGITNPPPIRQARTATEALAPDMAALLDTHTIQWCSAYLDEGQSTWRMPGRDRGFYHAWRALAAHDTTLPRRVRTRLRDLPERAEQAVAEALAALGVPDDQRTRYLQAHLACLPGFAAHIRWRGELQGSGIDLVAYLALRLTTEAAALTETHTHGTAWNSASADLLDTGQATTEPDDRARHLLAALEITDTDAAQRTELARFLDRLPVEQRALVWLDAYEDHYRSRLLRTLSRSVPEWTDAPPRAQVVCCIDPRSEGLRRHLEALGDYQTLGFAGFFAVAMRYRDLAGGTARAQCPGPITPRHTVTERPSEGRRRAAERSLTGRRVLAAADHSLHAAKDDLVAPFVLAESAGWLLGPLAAAKTFAPGAVGAARAWWTRRITPDPATEISLEDAFTSEERTATAEGILTLMGLTQGFARLVVFCGHRAHTDNNPYQAALDCGACGGHPGGPNARAAAALLNDPQVRRHLAERGIGIPDDTRFVPAEHDTTTDTVRLLDTHLLPDTHRRDVDRLTADLRTAGAHLAAERCATLPGAPSRPRPRHAARHTRTRARDWAQVFPEWGLADNAAFLIAPRALTRGIDLHGRLFLHDYDPDLDPAGTVLETILTAPLVVAHWINSQYYFAATDPQAFGAGSKALHNVVGGGLGVMTGHTGDLRSGLPWQSLTDGHHTRHEPQRLLAIVQAPLQRLDTLIARHTVLRHMFDHDWVGLAARERPDEPWLRYTSTGWRPWLPATVTPEGSCPSAPLST